The region TCGGCGCCGGCGAAGTCGCGCCAGAACGTCACCGGGTCGATCTCGGTGATGGTCGCTCCGAGCGCCCGGTGCTCGCCGATGCGGGCGCGCTTGAACTCGCCGTGGCGCTGCTTGGCGGCATCCAGCGCCCGCTCGACCTCGTCGGTGGTGATCGCCTCGCCCGACCGCGAGAGGAGCGCGGCGAGGAACTCGACGAACTCCGCGCGCAGCGCGGGGTCGGGCTGCGACGTCGAGATGACGCCGCCGTGGTCGATGAACAGGGCGGGTCGCCGGTGCGTGGCGGGCATCGGAGCGACGGATGCCGCCGGCCCGAGGCGCACTGCGGGCTCGGCGGCGGCGAGCGCGGCGGCCAGTCCCTCCGGGGTCTCGAACACGGCGTCCGGCCGCGCGTCGACCGCGAACGGCGGGTTGTGGGTGTGCTTGCTCGCGGTGAGCACGACGGCCTGCACACCGGCGCGGCGCCCGGCCACCACGTCGCGGTCCATCGTGTCACCGACGTACCAGGTCTCGGACGCGGTGAGGCCGAGACCGGTCGCGGCCAGCTCGATCATGCGCGGGTGGGGTTTGCGCATGCCCACCTCATCGGAGTACACCTGCACCGCGAACGCGTCGGCGAGTCCGGCCCGGGCGAGAAGTCGCCGGTGGCTGCGGCCCGAGTGGGCGTTCGAGACGATGCCCACCGGAATGCCGCGACGCCGCGCCTCGGCGAGAAGGGCGGCGATGCCCGGCCGCACGGTGTGATCGGAGAGCGCCGTGTTCAGATCTGCCAGCACCTCTGCGGCATCGGCGACGAGCACGTCGCGCGGGCCCTCGGGGAGATCGGCCGCGATGAAGTCGCCCACGATCTCACGGTGCGTCATCTCGCGCGGCTCCAGGCGCCTGCTCGACGCGTGCTTCCAGTGCCCGAGCGCGGTGAGCGCGGCGTCGAGCGATGCCCGCAGCGCCGTGCGGTCGGCGCGATGACCCGCCCGCTCGATGCGCGCCGCGAGCAGGTCGGCGGCGGCAGCCCGGCCGTCGGGCAGCTTGCGGGTCTGGAAGACGACACCGCCGAAGTCGAGCAGCAGCCCGCGCGGGGCGACGCGCAGCGCGTCGGGGATGTCGGTCGTGAGGGAGGAGTCCATAGGGGCCTTTCTGCGCACGGCAGCGGCGCGCGGTGTCGACGTTAGGGACGCGCGGTGGACCGCCAGGCACCGGATGGTGAACATGCGTGGAACGCTCCAGCTGGAAGAACTGGAACGCTCCAGCCGCTGGTAGAACGGTCGCTGTGACTTCTCCCCTGCGACGCCCGACGATCGTCGACGTCGCGAAGGAGGCGGGCGTCTCGAAGTCACTGGTCTCGCTCGCCCTGCGCGACGGTCAGGGGGTCGGAGCATCCACCCGCCGCCGCATCGTCGAGGTCGCCGAGCAGCTCGGCTACCGGTCGAACACGTGGGCCGCCAGCCTCGCGCGCGGTCGCAGCCATCTCATCGGCATCGTCGTGAACGACCTGCACAGCGGGTACCACACCGACATCGTCGACGGGATCGAGGATGCCGCGGCCTCCGACGGCTTCGCCGTGGTTCTCAGCCACGGCCGGCGCGATCCGGTGATCGCCGCCGCCCGCCTCGATTCGCTGGGCGGCATGGGCGTCGAGGCGATCGTGGTGGTGTCGGGGCAGATCGACCGCCGCGACCTCGAGCGCGCGTCGCGTTCACGCCCCGTCGTGGTCGTCGGGCGCCCGCACGAGGTGCCCGAGGGCATCGGACAGGTGTCGAACGACGACCGACTGGGCGCGCGCCTCGCCGTGCACCATCTCGCCGCGCTCGGCCACCGCCGCATCGCCCACGTGACCTCGTCGCGTCGTCCTGCTGCCGAGGAGCGACGTGAGGCGTACCTCGAGACGATGGAGCAGCTGGGACTCGCCGAGCACGCCGAGATCCTCGAACCGGATGCCGCGGTCGCGCGACTGAGCGATCCGGCGGGCTGCCCGTCGGCCGTGTTCGCCGCGAACGATCGCCTCGCCCGCGACCTGGTCGGCGCGGCATTCGACGCCGGCGTCGACGTGCCGGGGGCGCTCAGCGTGGTCGGCTACGACGACACCGACCTCGCCCGGGCCCTGCGCCCCGCGCTCACAAGCGTCGAGCAGCCGCGTCGCGACATGGGCCATCGCGCTTTCGCGCTCGTGGGCTCGCTCCTCGCGGGCGACCAGGTGCGCCACGAGGTCATCGAGCCGCGTCTCGTCGTGCGCGACTCGACGACGGCCGCCGCCGGGTGGACGGTCGCCGGCGTCAGCCGATGAGGGCGAGCACCGGCTGCAGGTCGTCGCGGGTGAGGCGGATCCACGGGCCGGCCGGGTCGACGATCACGCCGGTCAGTCCGGTGTCGCCGTTCAACGCCGTGGCGAGCTGCTTCGCCGTCACCGGCGCGGCCTGATCGCGACGGCCCATCACGGCCACTTCGAGCGGGTGCGTGTACACCTCGAGGTAGCGCGAGCCGTCCTTCGAGCGTCCTTCGGCGATGCCCGGGCGATCGCTCGGGCCCTTGCCGACGGCGACCCACAGGGGCGCATCCTGCAGCGCGGCGACGACGGATGCCGCGGTCTCGGGCGTGCGCTCGCCGGCGAGCAGCGACTTCACGGCGTGCTGCTCGTCGAACTTCTCGAGCATCTTCTCGAGCAGCTCGCGCGGCAGCACCGCACGCTGCGGCTGCGAGCCGTGGTCGATGATGAGACCGGCGTACGGCCCCGCGAGCACGTGGCGGATGATCGCCAGCACCGGCTGACCCATCGCCGAGGTGTCGGCATCGCCGTCGAGTTTGAGGCTCGTCTGCAGCGCCCTGCCGCCGCTGTAGGCGAGCGCGTACTGCTTGTCGCCGACGTTCGCGATCGCGAGGGGCAGACGCTTGCCCTCGGCGAGGAGTGCGCGGGCGTCGCCCTTCACCCGCAGGAACAGGTGCCCCTGCAGCAGCTGACGCGCCACGTTGAGAAGATCGGTCGCCGTCGCGGGGATGCTCAGCTGCGCGAGCGCCTCGCGCACGAGCACGTTGTCGCGCAGACCCGGGACGACCTCCGCGTCGGTCGGCGCCGTCTCGGGGCCGGGCGCGCGCGGGGTGATGACCGGCGCCGACGCCTTCGGGCCGAGCCCCTGGAACGTCGACAGCGACACCTGCACGGCGGGGTCGGCGGGAGGCGTCGCCTCGGCGGGGTCGGACCCGGCGGGGGTGGCCGTCGCCTCGGTGGCGGCTTCGGCTTCGGTGACGGTGTCGGCTTCGGCTGCGGCCGAGGCACCCGTCACGTCAGCGGCTGCCGCCGCGTCTGCGGCATCCGTCGCCGTTCCGGATGCGGGAGCGGTGCCTTCGGCGGGAGCGGTGCCCGAGTCGGGGGTCGTCTCGACGGCCGGCGCGACGTCTTCGTCGAGCGGCTGCGGTGCCGGCTGCTGCGAGCTGGGCTGATCGGTCGACTTCTTGGGACGGCGCGAGAACAAAGCCATTGTGCGAGCCTAACCCGCCGATGCGGCTCGATCGTTTCGTCTCGTCGCTGCGCTCCTCGCTCAACGCCCGCCCACGCCGCCCCGGACGTTGAGCGAGCGCAGCGAGACGAAACACACACCCGTCGGTCGTTCAGCGAGCGAAGCGAGACGAAACGCTCCCTCCTCGTTTCGTCTCGTCGCTGCGCTCCTCGCTCAACGCCCGCCCACGCCGCCCCGGACGTTGAGCGAGCGCAGCGAGACGAAACGCGCGCAACCGCCTCAGAGCTTGGTGATCGGCGCGATCTTGATCAGCAGCTTCTTGAGGCCGGCCTTCTCGAAGCGCACATGCGCGACGCGCTTCGCGCCCTCGCCGGTGACGGCGTCGACCTTGCCCTCGCCGAAGTCGTCGTGACGGATGCGGTCGCCCGGGCCGAGTTCCATGTCGCCGTTGTCGCGCACCTTGGCGGGGATGCGGTTGGCGAACTTCTCGAGGTTGCCGCTCGGCTCGCGACGGGGAAGCGGCACGAGGTCGTCGCCGTAGCGCTTGCCCGATCCGCCGAAGCCGCCCGAGCCCGACCCGCCGCCGGGCCGGCGTGCGTTGAGCGCCCGCGACTGCATGCCCCCGCGTGAGTTGACGTCGCCGGGCGACTGGCGCCAGTGCAGCAGGTCGGCCGGGATCTCCTGCAGGAAGCGGCTCGGCATCGCCACGGTGACCTCGCCGAACTGGGCGCGGGTCATCGCGAGCGACAGGTACAGGCGCTTGCGGGCGCGGGTGATGCCGACGTAGAACAGCCGGCGCTCCTCCTGGGGTCCGCCGGGCTCGTTCGCCGAGATGCGGTGCGGGATGAGGTCTTCTTCGACGCCGGTGACGAACACCGCGTCGTACTCGAGTCCCTTCGCGGTGTGCATCGTCATGAGCGACACCGAGCCCGTCGCGTCGTCGAGGTCGTCGGCATCCGACACCAGGGCCACCTCGGTGAGGAAGTCGAGCACCGTGCCCTCGGGGTTGTTGCGCGCGAACTCGCGGGCAACGGCGACGAGCTCGTCGAGGTTCTCGACGCGGGCTTCGTCTTGCGGGTCTTTGCTGGCGCGCAGGGCGTCGTAGTACCCGCCCTTGTTCAGCAGCAGCTGCAGCCCCTCGGCCACCGCGGTCGGCGGGGCGAGCTCGCCCGATGCGGGCAGCATCTTCTCGGAGGCCTCGGCGAGCACCAGGTCGAGGTGCGCGATCGCCTTCTGGATCTTCGGCCCGACGCCGAGCGCCGAGGAGTTGCCGAGCGCGTCGCGGAAGGTGATGCCCTCGTCGGCGGCGTAGCGCGAGATCGTCTCGATCGTCACGTCGCCGATGCCGCGGCGGGGCTTGTTGATGATGCGTCGCAGTGCCATCTCGTCGGCGGGGTTCGCCACCGCGACGAGGTAGGCGAGCGCGTCCTTGATCTCGGCGCGCTCGTAGAACTTGGTGCCGCCCATGATCTTGTACGGCACCGCGGCGCGGATGAAGATCTCTTCCAGCGCTCGCGACTGCGAGTTGGTGCGGTAGAAGACCGCCATCTGGCTGTAGTCGACCCCGGCGCGGCGCAGCGCCTCGGTCTCGTCGGCGACGAACTGGGCCTCGTCGTGCTGCGAGTAGCCCGTGAAGCCGACGATCTGCTCGCCGGCGCCCACGTCGGTCCACAGCTTCTTGTCTTTGCGGTCGAAGTTGTGCCCGATCACCGCGTTCGCCGCCGAGAGGATCGTCTGCGTCGACCGGTAGTTCTGCTCGAGCAGCACCACCTTCGCGCCGGGGAAGTCCTTCTCGAACTCGCTGATGTTGCGGATGTCGGCGCCGCGGAACGCGTAGATCGACTGATCGGAGTCGCCGACGACGGTGAGGGATGCCGCGTCTTCGGCGGCCGGCTCGGCCTCGAAGATCATCATCCCGCCGCCCGCCGCGTAGGGCTCGGCATCCGACCCGATCGGGCGGGTCAGTTCGCGGATCAGCGCGTACTGGGCGTGGTTGGTGTCTTGATACTCGTCGACGAGGATGTGCCGGAACCGGCGCCGATACACGTCGGCCACCTTCGGGAACGCCCGGAACAGGTAGACAGTCTGCGCGATGAGGTCGTCGAAGTCGAAGGCGTTCGCCTTCTGCAGCTCGCGCTGGTACGCCCCGAAAAGCTCGACGAACACCCGCTCGGCGGGGTCGCTCATGTTCACCGTGCGGGCGTACGACTCGGCATCGGCCAGCTCGTTCTTGAGCTTCGAGATGCGGCTCTGGGTGGCGGCGGGGGTCAGGCCGAAGGCATCCGCCTCGTGCTCCTTCACCAGTCGCTTGATGAGCGCGCGCGAGTCGCCCGAGTCGTAGATCGTGAAGGCCTTGGTGAAGCCGAAGTTGTCGGCCTCGCGGCGCAGGATCCGCACGCACGCGGAGTGGAACGTCGAGATCCACATGCCGCGCGCCGCCTCGCCGACGATCGACTCGACGCGTTCGCGCATCTCTCCGGCGGCCTTGTTGGTGAACGTGATCGCGAGGATCTGGCTGGGCCAGGCGTCTTTCGTGCGCAGCAGCGACGCGATGCGGCGGGTGAGCACGCTGGTCTTGCCCGATCCGGCACCGGCCACGATGAGCAGGGCCTGCCCCCGGTAGACGACGGCGTCGCGCTGCTGCGGGTTGAGGCCTTCGAGCAGGTCGCTGTCGGGGCGCGCGCCGGTGTCGTGGGCGGAGGCGCCAGGGCCGGCGTGCGCGCCGACGATGACAGGGACGGATGCCGCGCGCTGCGCGGCCGCGGAGGCGTCGGTCATAGCGTCACAAGTCTAGGTCGCAGCGGCGACACCGTCCGCGGCATCCCTCCCCTCCCCCGGCGTCAGAGCAGGCGACGAGCCGATGCCCAGGCGGTGAGCTCGTACCGCGACGACAGCTGCAGCTTGCGCAGCACCGCCGACACGTGCGACTCGACGGTCTTCATCGAGATGAACAGCTCGGCCGCGACCTCTTTGTAGGCATATCCGCGCGCGATGAGCCGCATCACCTCCTGCTCACGGGTCGACAGCCGGTCGAGCTCGTCGTTCGTCGTCGCCGTCTCGCCCACCGCGGCGCCGAACGCGTCGAGGACGAAGCCCGCCAGGCGCGGCGAGAACACCGCGTCTCCGCCGGCCACCGCGTGGGCTGCACGGCTCACCTCGATCCCGGACGACCCCTTGGTGATGTAGCCGCGCGCGCCGGCGCGGATCACGCGCACGACGTCTTCGGCGGCATCCGACACGCTGAGCGCCAGGAAGCGCGTGCCCGGCGACAGCGGCGCGGCTCCCCGGATGACGGCCTCGCCGCCCGATGCGTCGGGGACGGATGCCGCGGCTTCGCCCGACGGCAGGTGCACGTCGAGCAGCACGACGTCGGGCTGCGTCTCGGCGATCGCCTCGACAGCAGCGGCGACATCCGCGGCCTCGGCGACGACGACGATCGACGCGTCGAGGTCGCTGCGAAGCCCCGACCGGAAGATCGAGTGATCGTCGACGATCACGACCCGCACGTCGTCACCCACGGCGCCCCTCCGCTCCGTTCGCATCGGTCGCGAACCGCAGGTGCACCTCGGTGCCGCCGCTCGCACCACGCCGCACGGTGGCCGTGCCGCCGGCGCGACGCATCCGTCCGACGATCGATTCGCGGATGCCGAGGCGATCGGCCGGCACCGCGTCGAGATCGAATCCGGGGCCGCGGTCGCGCACGTAGACGTCGACGGCGGCGGCATTGCCCTCGATGTACACCGACACCTCGCCGCCGGCATGGCGGGCGGCGTTGAGCATCGCCTCGCGCGACGCCGCTGCGACCTCGCCACTCGCGCGCTCGGCCGGCAGCCCCGCCGAGACGACGTCGATGCGCACCGGGTAGTCGAGTTCGAGCGCGGCGGCGTAGTCGCGGAGGTCGGTCGGCAGGTCGCTGTCGGCCGGCGCGTCGCCGTCGTACAGCCAGGCGCGCAGCTCGCGCTCCTGTGCGCGGGCGATGCGGGCGACCTCGGTCGATGCGCCGGCGCGGTTCTGGATGAGGGCGAGCGTCTGCAGCACCGAGTCGTGCAGGTGCGCGGCCATCTCGGCGCGCTGCTCCTCACGGATGCGCCGCACCCGCTCCCCCGTCAGCTCCCGCCACTTGCCGATCAGGGTGGACGAATACACCAGCGCGAGCCCGACGATCGGCACGAACGCCAACAGGAACCCCGCCGCACCCGTGCTCTGCAGCGACGCCAGCTGGGCGATCAGCAGGATCGCCAGCACGGCGGTCACCGCGATCCGCACCGTCGTCTCGTGCCGCGGCCCACGAGCCACATCGCGTCGGTCGACGAGCGTCGCCCACACGCCGGCGGCCGCGGCCAGACCGGTGGTGACGAAGACACCCTGAACCCACGGCGTGAGCGGCCCGAAGACCACGCCGTTCGCGCCGAACAGCGCGACACCGGCGAGCGTGACGAGCATCGAAGCGCACGCGACACCGGTGAGGATCCACGCGACCGGAGCGCGCCGGGTGGGGGCATCCTCACCCTCGCCCGCGTCTGCCCACGGGGTGAACACCCACAGCCACGCGTACAGGAGCGCGCCGGCGCCCCAGAGGAACGAGGTGCCGACGAACAGCGCCCGCACGAGTCCGAGCGGCAACCCGAGGTGTGCGGCGAGGCCCGCCGAGACGCCCGACACGATGCAGGCGCGCGGGCGCTCGAGCGGCGGGCGCTGCGCCGGTGGGCCGTCGCCCGGGCGCGCATCGGCCGCCGCGCGAGCAGCAGCCGCGTGATCGCCGCCGGCACCCTCACCCACGGCGGCACGGCTGTCGTCTGAGATGCTCACGGTGACAGCATCCTCCGCGACCGCGTTCGATGTCATGCCCACATCACATCACGGGCACGGCGCCCCGACCCAGCGCCCCGGGTGAGGATCAGGGTCGGGTCAGGGGATCACCCCATGGCAGCGAGCGTCCACCGGGCGGCAGGCTGGAGCCATGACCGACACCACGTCTGCTCCCCCCACCGATCCGGGTCCGCCGCCACCCATGCCGGCCGGTCTTCCGTCGGGCTCGGATCGCTTCTTCTCGTGGGTGCGCGGTCTCGGCATCGTGCGGGCCGACGGGTGGCTGAGCGGCGTGTGCGGGGGGCTCGCGGCGCGCCTGCGCATCGACCCGCTGATCGTGCGCGGCATCGTCGTGGTGCTCGCCGTGATCGGGTTTCCGGCGCTCCTCGTCTACGCCATCGCGTGGGCGCTGCTGCCCGACGTGAACGGCCGCATCCACCTGCGCGAGCTCTTCCAGGGCCGGTTCGACCCGGCGATGGTCGGCATCCTCATCCTCACGATCGTCAGCTTCGTGCCGGTCGTGCCGTGGCTGTGGAACGCCGCACTGTGGCCGGTGTGGGCAGTCTTCGGCGTCGGCTCCCCCCTGGAGCCGTGGGGCATCTGGGACCTCGGCTCTCCCCTCGGCGGCTTCGGCGTGATCCTCGCGCTGGCGATCATCGGGGCCGCCACGTTCCTCATCGTCCGGTCGGCGCGTGCCGACCGGCGCGCCGAAGCATATCCTCCGCGACCGGCTTCCGCGGACGACGCATCGGCGCCTCCGGCCGCCCCCTCTTCGGGTGAGGGTGCAGCCACCGCCGTCGCGGCGGTTCCCGTGCAGGGCGACGCGGACTCGGGCGGCCCCGCGCCGGCCGAGTCCGCCGTCGGGACGGATCTGACGACGGATGCTGCTCCCGCAGCCGCGCTCGTCACACCGTCTTCGGGAGCATCCGTCGTCGCGGCACCAGACTCCGATGCCGCGCTTTCGGTCCCCCGTGTCGCTGACGCCGGGATCCTCACCCCGCCGTCTGCCCCAGGCGAGGCCAGTGACGAGGCGATTGCGCAGTGGCGCGCGAGCCATGAGGAGTGGCGCCGTCACGACCACGCGTGGCGTCGCAGCCAGCAGGATGCCGAGCGCGCAGCCCGCGAGCAGTCCCGCCGCGAGCGCGAAGCCATGGGAGTGGCCTGGGCGGCCGAGGTCGAGGAGCGCCGTCGCGTGCGCCGGGCGACCCGACCGCGGACGAGCTTCGCGTTCGTGCTGACGGCGATCGGCGCCGCCATCGTCGGCGGTGCCCTGGCCTCACTCGCGGCCCTCGGTTCGCCGGAGTCCGCCGACTACTCCGGCGCGATCGGCGCATTGGCGGCCGCCGCCATCACCGCGCTGGCGATGGTCGTCGCGGGCATCGCGCGACGGCGCAGCGGCTTCCTCACCGCCGTCACCATCGTGCTGCTCATCTCGGGCCTCGTCGCTTCCCTCGTCGGCGGGCCGCGGGCGGTGATGCTCGGACATTCCTCGCTCACCTCGCGCGCGAGCGACCAGTCCGTCAGCCAGGTGTTCGGGTCGACCGACATCTGGGTCGAGCCGCTCTCGGGCAGCCGCACCGTGGTCGCCGGCACGATCGACGTGCAGAAGCTCAACGGCAACACCTACATCACGGTGAACCCCGGAACCCAGCTCATCCTCGAGGCCCACCTCGGCGGCGGGTCGGTCAGCTACAGCCGCATCGACCAGGAGACCGGCGAGTTCGAGTCCGATGGAATCGTGTACCCGAGCACCGCCGCCGACGGCGCATCCGTCTACGACTGGTCGATACGAAACGGCGCGACACCGGGCCCCGTGACGCAGCAGCGCGTCGTGCTCAACCAGACCGTGGGCTCGGTCTACATCACCATCTTCGAACCGGAGGACGACCAGTGACCACCGCCGACGACACCCAGCCGCTCGAGCCCACCGGAGCCGACACCGCAGGACCCGACACAGCAGCTGCCGACGCCCCCGCTGTCGACACGCCCGCGCTCGACACTCCGGCTGTCGACACGACCGCTCTCGAGCCCCCGCTCGCTACCCCGCTCGAGCCCCCGCTCGCTGCGCCCCTCGCCGCGCCGCTCCCCGTGGCCGCCGACCCCGCGGCGCCCGCCACCGTTCCCGCTGCCGCGGCGCAGGCATCCGTCGCGACCCGACCCCGCACCCGCTGGGCCGCGATCATCTGGGGGCTGGTGCTCGCCGCGATCGCCGGATTCGGCGTCTGGACGCTGCTCGAGTCCGAGCGGCGCGAGGGGCTCGTCGACTGGCTGTCGACGCTGTCGGCGCCCGCGGCCATCGCCTACGTGGTGCTCGTCGTCGGCGTGCTCACGCTCGTGATCGGCGCGGTCGGCGTGGCGCGGCGCATCCAGCGAGCCGTCTCGCGCCCGCGCACGTGAGCGGCGGCGCCGGCTACCGGGCCCGCGGTCGCACGCTCTCCCCTCGGGGCCGCACCCCTGCCAGCCTCGGAGATCTCCGCAGCGGAGGATGATCCCGCGGCATCGGTCCTCCGCATCCGGGA is a window of Microbacterium terrae DNA encoding:
- a CDS encoding SseB family protein; translated protein: MALFSRRPKKSTDQPSSQQPAPQPLDEDVAPAVETTPDSGTAPAEGTAPASGTATDAADAAAAADVTGASAAAEADTVTEAEAATEATATPAGSDPAEATPPADPAVQVSLSTFQGLGPKASAPVITPRAPGPETAPTDAEVVPGLRDNVLVREALAQLSIPATATDLLNVARQLLQGHLFLRVKGDARALLAEGKRLPLAIANVGDKQYALAYSGGRALQTSLKLDGDADTSAMGQPVLAIIRHVLAGPYAGLIIDHGSQPQRAVLPRELLEKMLEKFDEQHAVKSLLAGERTPETAASVVAALQDAPLWVAVGKGPSDRPGIAEGRSKDGSRYLEVYTHPLEVAVMGRRDQAAPVTAKQLATALNGDTGLTGVIVDPAGPWIRLTRDDLQPVLALIG
- a CDS encoding ATP-dependent helicase, with amino-acid sequence MTDASAAAQRAASVPVIVGAHAGPGASAHDTGARPDSDLLEGLNPQQRDAVVYRGQALLIVAGAGSGKTSVLTRRIASLLRTKDAWPSQILAITFTNKAAGEMRERVESIVGEAARGMWISTFHSACVRILRREADNFGFTKAFTIYDSGDSRALIKRLVKEHEADAFGLTPAATQSRISKLKNELADAESYARTVNMSDPAERVFVELFGAYQRELQKANAFDFDDLIAQTVYLFRAFPKVADVYRRRFRHILVDEYQDTNHAQYALIRELTRPIGSDAEPYAAGGGMMIFEAEPAAEDAASLTVVGDSDQSIYAFRGADIRNISEFEKDFPGAKVVLLEQNYRSTQTILSAANAVIGHNFDRKDKKLWTDVGAGEQIVGFTGYSQHDEAQFVADETEALRRAGVDYSQMAVFYRTNSQSRALEEIFIRAAVPYKIMGGTKFYERAEIKDALAYLVAVANPADEMALRRIINKPRRGIGDVTIETISRYAADEGITFRDALGNSSALGVGPKIQKAIAHLDLVLAEASEKMLPASGELAPPTAVAEGLQLLLNKGGYYDALRASKDPQDEARVENLDELVAVAREFARNNPEGTVLDFLTEVALVSDADDLDDATGSVSLMTMHTAKGLEYDAVFVTGVEEDLIPHRISANEPGGPQEERRLFYVGITRARKRLYLSLAMTRAQFGEVTVAMPSRFLQEIPADLLHWRQSPGDVNSRGGMQSRALNARRPGGGSGSGGFGGSGKRYGDDLVPLPRREPSGNLEKFANRIPAKVRDNGDMELGPGDRIRHDDFGEGKVDAVTGEGAKRVAHVRFEKAGLKKLLIKIAPITKL
- a CDS encoding HAD family hydrolase, whose amino-acid sequence is MDSSLTTDIPDALRVAPRGLLLDFGGVVFQTRKLPDGRAAAADLLAARIERAGHRADRTALRASLDAALTALGHWKHASSRRLEPREMTHREIVGDFIAADLPEGPRDVLVADAAEVLADLNTALSDHTVRPGIAALLAEARRRGIPVGIVSNAHSGRSHRRLLARAGLADAFAVQVYSDEVGMRKPHPRMIELAATGLGLTASETWYVGDTMDRDVVAGRRAGVQAVVLTASKHTHNPPFAVDARPDAVFETPEGLAAALAAAEPAVRLGPAASVAPMPATHRRPALFIDHGGVISTSQPDPALRAEFVEFLAALLSRSGEAITTDEVERALDAAKQRHGEFKRARIGEHRALGATITEIDPVTFWRDFAGADLSPRHRAVLEAEAHDLMFRYGRAKSRRTPREGVRDLLEGCRDLGMPVVVVSNTVSGRAVRAECADQGLDELISVFVCSDEVGVRKPDRSIVDEAVRTVVADPARSWFYGDKPENDAAAAQAAGIAGRVIVRGGSTPDDALDALAAGRAAASVPGPAVTHVVDGARDLLALIEAAHPQSTRPASAFAVVSA
- a CDS encoding LuxR C-terminal-related transcriptional regulator, with protein sequence MRTERRGAVGDDVRVVIVDDHSIFRSGLRSDLDASIVVVAEAADVAAAVEAIAETQPDVVLLDVHLPSGEAAASVPDASGGEAVIRGAAPLSPGTRFLALSVSDAAEDVVRVIRAGARGYITKGSSGIEVSRAAHAVAGGDAVFSPRLAGFVLDAFGAAVGETATTNDELDRLSTREQEVMRLIARGYAYKEVAAELFISMKTVESHVSAVLRKLQLSSRYELTAWASARRLL
- a CDS encoding PspC domain-containing protein — encoded protein: MTDTTSAPPTDPGPPPPMPAGLPSGSDRFFSWVRGLGIVRADGWLSGVCGGLAARLRIDPLIVRGIVVVLAVIGFPALLVYAIAWALLPDVNGRIHLRELFQGRFDPAMVGILILTIVSFVPVVPWLWNAALWPVWAVFGVGSPLEPWGIWDLGSPLGGFGVILALAIIGAATFLIVRSARADRRAEAYPPRPASADDASAPPAAPSSGEGAATAVAAVPVQGDADSGGPAPAESAVGTDLTTDAAPAAALVTPSSGASVVAAPDSDAALSVPRVADAGILTPPSAPGEASDEAIAQWRASHEEWRRHDHAWRRSQQDAERAAREQSRREREAMGVAWAAEVEERRRVRRATRPRTSFAFVLTAIGAAIVGGALASLAALGSPESADYSGAIGALAAAAITALAMVVAGIARRRSGFLTAVTIVLLISGLVASLVGGPRAVMLGHSSLTSRASDQSVSQVFGSTDIWVEPLSGSRTVVAGTIDVQKLNGNTYITVNPGTQLILEAHLGGGSVSYSRIDQETGEFESDGIVYPSTAADGASVYDWSIRNGATPGPVTQQRVVLNQTVGSVYITIFEPEDDQ
- a CDS encoding LacI family DNA-binding transcriptional regulator; amino-acid sequence: MTSPLRRPTIVDVAKEAGVSKSLVSLALRDGQGVGASTRRRIVEVAEQLGYRSNTWAASLARGRSHLIGIVVNDLHSGYHTDIVDGIEDAAASDGFAVVLSHGRRDPVIAAARLDSLGGMGVEAIVVVSGQIDRRDLERASRSRPVVVVGRPHEVPEGIGQVSNDDRLGARLAVHHLAALGHRRIAHVTSSRRPAAEERREAYLETMEQLGLAEHAEILEPDAAVARLSDPAGCPSAVFAANDRLARDLVGAAFDAGVDVPGALSVVGYDDTDLARALRPALTSVEQPRRDMGHRAFALVGSLLAGDQVRHEVIEPRLVVRDSTTAAAGWTVAGVSR
- a CDS encoding ATP-binding protein produces the protein MSISDDSRAAVGEGAGGDHAAAARAAADARPGDGPPAQRPPLERPRACIVSGVSAGLAAHLGLPLGLVRALFVGTSFLWGAGALLYAWLWVFTPWADAGEGEDAPTRRAPVAWILTGVACASMLVTLAGVALFGANGVVFGPLTPWVQGVFVTTGLAAAAGVWATLVDRRDVARGPRHETTVRIAVTAVLAILLIAQLASLQSTGAAGFLLAFVPIVGLALVYSSTLIGKWRELTGERVRRIREEQRAEMAAHLHDSVLQTLALIQNRAGASTEVARIARAQERELRAWLYDGDAPADSDLPTDLRDYAAALELDYPVRIDVVSAGLPAERASGEVAAASREAMLNAARHAGGEVSVYIEGNAAAVDVYVRDRGPGFDLDAVPADRLGIRESIVGRMRRAGGTATVRRGASGGTEVHLRFATDANGAEGRRG